The Lachnospiraceae bacterium genome has a window encoding:
- a CDS encoding ABC transporter ATP-binding protein yields MFQVEHLSVAFPQDGQLHKVVDDISFSLPDGKILGVVGESGSGKSMTALAIMGLLAEKACTVSGSVYLEDQELLSMTPAQYTQVQGKDLAMIFQEPMTSLNPVMRIGRQVGESLRLHEAISSDQEGKEALRQRVLAALQEVGLSEAEKIYDQYPHELSGGMRQRVMIAQAMICHPKLLIADEPTTALDVVVQAQILQLLKRLHEEHGVSILFISHDLNVIREICDEVLVMYQGQIVERGAVQTVLRTPQHAYTKTLVARLPERSSVQPSRHAVLEIENLNVFYEEKTRGPWSKKARRRVIEDLTLSVYEGEILGIVGESGCGKSTLAKAITGLNPEYEGTLRMDAQLRPQMVFQDPFSSLNPAHTIGWILEEPLRKRYAKKERYARVCSMLEDIGLDASYYHRYPDELSGGQRQRISIGAALLTDSKFLIADEAVSALDVTVQSQILAFLLELHEKRKLTILFISHDLNIVRHICHRVAVLYQGKLVELGDAEEIYANPRHPYTKRLLNVGKEE; encoded by the coding sequence ATGTTTCAAGTAGAGCATTTAAGCGTTGCCTTTCCCCAGGACGGGCAGCTGCATAAAGTGGTAGATGATATCTCTTTTTCTCTTCCTGATGGAAAAATTTTAGGTGTTGTGGGAGAATCTGGCTCGGGTAAGTCGATGACAGCGCTGGCGATCATGGGGCTTTTGGCAGAAAAAGCATGCACCGTGAGCGGAAGTGTTTATCTGGAGGATCAGGAACTATTATCCATGACGCCGGCGCAGTATACACAGGTGCAGGGAAAAGACCTGGCAATGATTTTTCAGGAGCCGATGACATCTTTAAATCCGGTGATGCGCATTGGGAGGCAAGTGGGAGAGAGTCTGCGGCTTCATGAAGCGATTTCATCGGATCAGGAGGGAAAGGAAGCGCTTCGGCAACGAGTGCTTGCTGCGCTGCAGGAAGTGGGCCTATCGGAAGCAGAAAAGATTTATGATCAATATCCGCATGAGCTATCCGGCGGTATGCGCCAGAGGGTGATGATTGCACAGGCCATGATCTGTCATCCGAAGCTTCTGATTGCAGATGAGCCGACAACCGCTTTGGATGTGGTCGTACAGGCTCAGATTTTGCAGCTATTAAAAAGGCTGCATGAAGAGCATGGTGTGTCCATCCTATTTATTTCTCATGATTTGAACGTCATTCGTGAAATCTGCGATGAAGTACTTGTCATGTATCAGGGACAAATTGTAGAGAGGGGAGCGGTGCAGACGGTGCTTCGTACCCCGCAGCATGCCTACACGAAAACACTGGTGGCCAGGCTGCCGGAGAGAAGCAGTGTTCAGCCGTCTAGGCATGCGGTACTGGAAATAGAGAATCTGAATGTGTTCTATGAGGAAAAGACAAGAGGACCCTGGTCTAAAAAGGCCCGTCGCCGGGTGATTGAAGATCTCACATTATCGGTCTACGAAGGAGAGATTTTGGGCATCGTCGGAGAGAGCGGCTGCGGAAAGTCAACGCTGGCCAAAGCGATTACAGGGCTCAATCCGGAGTATGAGGGGACTCTTCGCATGGACGCACAGCTGCGACCGCAAATGGTTTTTCAGGATCCGTTTAGTTCGCTTAATCCAGCCCATACCATTGGCTGGATTTTAGAAGAACCGCTGCGAAAGCGATATGCGAAAAAGGAGCGGTATGCAAGAGTTTGCAGTATGCTGGAGGATATTGGTTTGGATGCATCGTATTACCACCGATATCCGGATGAGCTGTCCGGCGGTCAGAGACAGCGGATCAGTATTGGCGCGGCTCTGCTCACAGATTCTAAATTTTTAATTGCAGATGAGGCCGTTTCAGCGCTGGATGTGACCGTACAGTCTCAGATTCTGGCCTTTCTTTTAGAGCTTCATGAAAAAAGAAAGCTGACGATACTGTTTATCTCGCATGACTTAAACATTGTGCGGCATATCTGTCACCGCGTTGCCGTGCTCTATCAAGGAAAATTGGTCGAGCTGGGCGATGCGGAAGAGATATATGCCAATCCGCGGCATCCCTATACAAAGCGTTTGCTGAATGTGGGCAAAGAAGAATAA
- a CDS encoding polysaccharide deacetylase family protein produces MKKFLVAAMIWSLVLSCVSCRDVEREIQDSQDALPVVEPGQTALPKDVLVPDESVYTQEELAALSSTQIKWGPGSETNESGCPQACVSLQQQYGKYAALFLGPDKEKVYLTFDEGYENGYTSSILDTLAEKEVNAVFFVTMDYVEREPALVKRMIEEGHTVGNHTTHHPNMTTLSLEKAKQEVQELHDYVKEQFGYEMSLFRAPEGAISEQSMALLSTMGYHNVLWSFAYADWDPKKQMSPSDALQRVCDRAHPGAIYLLHAVSQTNAEILAQMIDQVRGQGFEFGNLEEELT; encoded by the coding sequence ATGAAAAAATTTTTAGTAGCAGCAATGATCTGGAGTTTAGTTTTGAGCTGTGTTTCATGTCGGGATGTAGAAAGGGAGATTCAGGATTCGCAGGATGCCCTTCCCGTGGTAGAACCGGGGCAGACGGCGCTGCCTAAAGATGTGCTGGTTCCGGATGAATCGGTGTATACGCAGGAAGAGCTGGCTGCCTTAAGCAGCACACAGATTAAATGGGGACCGGGAAGCGAAACTAATGAATCCGGCTGTCCTCAAGCATGCGTGAGCCTGCAGCAGCAGTATGGGAAATACGCAGCCCTATTCCTAGGGCCGGATAAGGAAAAGGTATATTTAACCTTTGATGAAGGCTATGAAAATGGATATACATCTTCTATTTTAGATACGCTGGCAGAAAAGGAGGTCAACGCTGTATTTTTTGTGACCATGGATTATGTGGAGCGGGAGCCTGCGCTAGTAAAAAGGATGATAGAAGAGGGGCATACAGTAGGCAATCATACGACGCATCATCCTAATATGACCACGCTTTCTTTAGAAAAAGCAAAGCAAGAGGTGCAGGAGCTGCATGACTATGTTAAAGAACAGTTTGGCTATGAAATGAGTCTGTTCCGCGCTCCGGAAGGAGCGATCAGTGAACAGTCCATGGCGCTTTTAAGTACGATGGGATATCATAATGTGCTATGGAGTTTTGCTTATGCTGACTGGGATCCTAAGAAACAAATGAGCCCAAGCGATGCCCTGCAGCGCGTATGCGACCGGGCCCATCCTGGTGCTATTTATTTGCTGCATGCTGTGAGTCAAACGAATGCGGAAATTTTAGCACAGATGATTGATCAGGTACGCGGCCAGGGATTTGAGTTTGGAAATCTGGAGGAAGAATTGACATGA
- a CDS encoding ABC transporter substrate-binding protein — protein sequence MKKRIVLLSVLVLLVSIVLCACGDDKKPETSSTNISSESTPADSDGEPVAGGELVFGMTQDLASLDPHQSSDAGTRSVVFNMYEGLVKPTSTGDLEPAVASDYDISQDAKTYTFILRDGITFHDGSLVTVEDIQYSIERYAEIQGESSAFSNYLDSVEIVDAKTVRVQLKEGYSEFLADLTLAIIPKSNPDPAGNPIGTGPFQYVSYAAGQHLNLKKYEGYWKDNEPYLDTVQFKFIADLSTAFTELQAGTIDVLNYLTATQVQTLQQMQPDQFTIVEGSMNLVQAMFLNNSYGPLQDVRVRQALCHAVNRQEVSDFLFGGKSHLIGSHMISTLEKWYEPQAENLYEYNIEKAKELLTQAGYPNGFELEITVPSSFSQHVDTAQILVEQLAKVGVKATIKKVEWTTWKEDTYHNRNYQATIIGFDGTLAPSDWLKKYGSTAANNIANYNNSEFDEILAQALETVDDAEKIELYKKLQINLAENAASVYIEEPADFVALNAEFGGYEFYPTAAWDVAKIYRKAK from the coding sequence ATGAAAAAAAGAATCGTTCTTTTGAGCGTATTGGTACTTTTAGTATCTATTGTACTCTGCGCATGCGGAGACGATAAGAAGCCAGAGACTTCATCCACTAATATTTCTTCAGAAAGCACACCAGCGGATTCTGACGGCGAGCCGGTTGCAGGCGGAGAGCTTGTATTTGGCATGACGCAGGATCTGGCAAGTCTTGACCCGCATCAAAGCTCGGACGCAGGAACTCGGAGTGTGGTATTTAACATGTACGAAGGCTTAGTTAAGCCAACGTCCACCGGCGATTTAGAGCCGGCGGTCGCCAGCGATTATGACATTTCACAGGATGCAAAGACCTATACCTTCATTTTGCGAGATGGCATCACCTTTCATGACGGAAGTCTGGTTACCGTGGAGGATATTCAATATTCGATAGAGCGTTATGCGGAGATTCAAGGAGAATCCTCCGCATTTTCTAATTATTTGGATTCGGTCGAGATTGTAGATGCCAAAACCGTTAGGGTGCAGCTAAAAGAAGGATATTCTGAGTTTTTGGCAGATCTGACGCTGGCCATCATCCCTAAGAGCAATCCGGATCCGGCAGGGAATCCGATTGGCACAGGGCCTTTTCAGTACGTGTCCTATGCGGCAGGGCAGCATCTGAATCTAAAGAAATATGAGGGGTACTGGAAGGACAATGAGCCCTATCTGGATACGGTACAGTTTAAGTTTATTGCCGATCTGAGCACAGCCTTCACAGAGCTGCAGGCCGGGACGATTGATGTACTCAATTATCTGACGGCGACGCAGGTGCAGACGCTGCAGCAGATGCAGCCGGATCAGTTTACGATTGTGGAAGGCAGCATGAATCTCGTGCAGGCCATGTTTTTGAATAATAGCTACGGCCCCCTGCAGGATGTGCGGGTGCGGCAGGCCCTTTGCCATGCCGTCAACCGTCAGGAGGTCAGCGATTTTCTTTTTGGCGGCAAAAGTCATTTGATCGGCTCACACATGATTTCCACTTTGGAAAAATGGTATGAGCCGCAGGCAGAAAACCTGTATGAATATAATATCGAGAAGGCCAAAGAGCTGCTGACGCAGGCCGGCTATCCGAATGGCTTCGAGCTTGAAATCACGGTGCCCAGCTCTTTCTCGCAGCATGTGGACACCGCACAGATTCTGGTAGAACAGCTTGCCAAGGTCGGCGTCAAGGCCACGATCAAAAAGGTAGAGTGGACAACATGGAAAGAGGACACCTATCACAATCGCAATTATCAGGCAACAATCATTGGATTTGACGGTACGCTGGCGCCCAGCGATTGGCTAAAGAAATATGGCAGCACGGCTGCCAACAACATCGCGAATTACAACAATTCGGAGTTTGACGAGATTTTAGCGCAGGCGCTGGAGACGGTGGACGATGCCGAGAAGATCGAGCTATATAAAAAGCTGCAGATCAATCTGGCGGAAAATGCCGCTTCCGTTTATATCGAGGAGCCCGCTGATTTTGTAGCCTTAAATGCAGAATTTGGCGGCTATGAATTTTATCCCACAGCGGCGTGGGATGTAGCAAAGATTTACCGAAAAGCAAAATAA
- a CDS encoding AAA domain-containing protein, translated as MLCQICHKNTAVIYVNRLENGQNKQIAMCLSCAQKHGFSLKTMMEQNGLKPEDMENIGEQMNSLMENLSEDGNMEALEKMFPPEMLNMMMGAAHPGEDAEDEMGIAPEEPSASESSEKPTKTARRRQEKLKTLSKFGTNLTQKAADGEIDTVVGRSFEIDRLMQILNRRTKNNPVLLGEPGVGKTAIAEGFALLIAQGRVPVKLRDKQVYLLDMTGLVAGTQFRGQFEARMKAIINEVTAAKNVILVIDEIHNLVGAGDAQNSMNAANILKPALANGSLQIIGTTTLEEYRKYIEKDSALERRFQPIIVDEPSKEEAIEILKGIRPHYENYHNVAISDEIIEDAVSLSQRYIHQRFLPDKAIDVIDEAASRVNLQNTGLIDLQDLEKTLEVTLQKKEDAAAAEDFETAAKCRVEELKLEKEIEAKKASCTHVPLTFDDLAHVIEGWTKIPVKRLTSEESAKLIALEDHLHQRVIGQNAAVSALSRAIRRNRSGFRKERKPASFIFAGPTGVGKTELVKTLAVELFGTEDALIRIDMSEYMEKHTVSKLIGAPPGYVGYDQGGQLTEKIRRRPFSIILLDEIEKAHADVFNMLLQILDDGRLTDSQGRTVNFDNTIIVMTTNAGASFKNNGLGFNQNDTSALSQRIETALKQLFRPEFINRIDEIITFDPLTKPELRQIVDLMLQDVYRSGAYQNISIAVSDEVKSYLAENGYDEKYGARPLRRLIQRTIEDEIAEAFLKESIRSGDRIELIMQNGKPAIQHLS; from the coding sequence ATGCTGTGTCAAATCTGCCATAAAAATACGGCCGTTATCTATGTAAATCGGCTGGAAAATGGTCAAAATAAACAAATCGCCATGTGCCTGAGCTGTGCTCAGAAGCATGGATTTTCTCTTAAAACTATGATGGAACAAAATGGTCTTAAGCCAGAGGATATGGAAAACATCGGCGAGCAGATGAATTCTTTGATGGAAAACCTCTCTGAGGATGGCAATATGGAAGCGCTTGAAAAGATGTTTCCTCCCGAAATGCTGAATATGATGATGGGAGCGGCTCATCCCGGCGAAGACGCAGAAGATGAGATGGGAATTGCTCCTGAGGAGCCCTCTGCTTCCGAGTCTTCTGAAAAGCCTACCAAAACTGCCAGACGCAGGCAGGAAAAATTAAAAACACTCTCGAAATTTGGTACCAACCTTACACAAAAGGCTGCTGACGGTGAAATTGATACTGTAGTCGGACGCAGCTTTGAAATCGACCGGCTTATGCAAATTCTTAACCGTCGAACCAAAAATAATCCGGTGCTGCTGGGTGAGCCTGGTGTTGGCAAAACGGCCATTGCCGAGGGCTTTGCTCTGCTCATTGCTCAGGGCCGGGTCCCGGTTAAGCTGCGTGATAAGCAGGTATATTTGCTTGATATGACGGGTCTTGTCGCCGGCACGCAGTTTCGCGGACAGTTTGAGGCACGCATGAAGGCAATTATCAATGAAGTAACCGCCGCTAAAAATGTCATTCTTGTCATTGATGAAATTCATAATCTGGTCGGTGCCGGCGATGCCCAGAACTCTATGAATGCCGCCAATATCTTAAAGCCTGCTTTAGCTAACGGAAGCCTTCAGATTATCGGCACCACTACGCTGGAGGAATATCGCAAATATATCGAAAAGGATTCTGCTTTAGAGCGGCGTTTTCAGCCTATCATTGTCGATGAGCCGTCCAAAGAAGAGGCTATCGAAATTTTGAAGGGCATTCGTCCGCATTATGAAAATTACCATAACGTAGCCATCTCGGATGAAATCATTGAGGACGCTGTCTCTCTTTCGCAGCGCTATATCCATCAGCGCTTTTTGCCGGATAAGGCAATTGATGTCATTGATGAAGCGGCATCCCGCGTCAACCTGCAAAATACCGGATTGATCGATCTGCAGGATCTGGAAAAAACACTGGAAGTCACGCTGCAGAAAAAAGAAGACGCTGCCGCCGCCGAGGATTTTGAAACGGCTGCCAAATGCCGCGTAGAAGAGCTTAAGCTGGAAAAAGAAATTGAAGCCAAAAAGGCTTCCTGCACGCATGTTCCGCTCACCTTTGATGATCTGGCGCATGTCATCGAAGGCTGGACCAAGATTCCTGTCAAACGTCTTACCAGTGAGGAATCCGCCAAATTAATCGCCCTGGAAGACCACCTGCATCAGCGCGTAATTGGTCAAAATGCTGCCGTTTCTGCTCTTTCGCGTGCAATCCGCCGAAATCGCTCCGGATTCCGCAAAGAACGCAAGCCGGCCTCCTTCATCTTTGCCGGGCCTACGGGCGTTGGTAAAACAGAGCTGGTTAAAACTCTGGCAGTCGAGCTTTTTGGCACAGAGGATGCGCTGATCCGGATTGATATGTCAGAGTATATGGAAAAGCACACCGTATCTAAGCTGATTGGAGCGCCTCCTGGCTATGTTGGCTATGATCAGGGCGGACAGCTGACGGAGAAAATCCGCCGTCGTCCTTTTTCGATTATTCTGCTGGATGAAATTGAAAAGGCTCATGCAGATGTCTTTAATATGCTGCTGCAAATTTTGGATGACGGCCGCCTTACCGATAGTCAGGGACGTACTGTCAATTTTGATAATACGATCATTGTCATGACTACCAATGCCGGCGCCAGCTTTAAAAACAATGGGCTGGGCTTCAATCAAAATGATACCTCTGCTCTTTCGCAGCGTATTGAAACTGCTTTAAAACAGCTGTTCCGTCCCGAATTCATCAATCGAATTGATGAGATCATCACCTTTGATCCTCTGACCAAACCAGAGCTGCGTCAAATCGTAGATCTCATGCTGCAGGATGTATATCGTTCCGGAGCCTATCAGAACATTTCCATTGCTGTTTCGGATGAAGTAAAAAGCTATCTGGCGGAAAATGGATATGATGAAAAATACGGCGCCCGACCGCTCCGCCGTTTGATCCAGCGGACCATCGAGGATGAAATTGCCGAGGCCTTTTTAAAGGAATCCATTCGCAGCGGCGACCGCATCGAGCTTATTATGCAGAATGGAAAACCCGCTATTCAGCATCTTTCCTGA
- a CDS encoding ABC transporter permease: MPYIVKKVGTLIITLVLISLLTFTAFSVIPGDAATAKLGTEATPEQVEALREEMGLNDPLPVRYVRWLGKAVQGDFGESYQYDGVTVASLLAQRLPVTLLLALLSFVLILGIAIPLGIFSAQHRGGFVDTLISQLTQLTMAIPSFFLGMLFTYIFGLVLHWFQPGAFVSPKEDLGQSIAYLIFPAIAVALPKIAMVVKFLRNSILKEIDQDYVRTAHSKGSSEKRILYVHVLRNALIPVVTFLALVIADILAGSIVAEQVFSIPGMGRLLITAISGRDYPVVQAAVTYITVIVVTVNFLVDVLYQWIDPRVKVR, from the coding sequence ATGCCTTATATTGTCAAAAAAGTTGGAACTCTCATTATTACACTGGTGCTGATATCCCTGCTTACCTTCACCGCCTTTTCCGTGATTCCGGGAGATGCGGCGACAGCCAAACTGGGCACAGAAGCGACGCCGGAGCAGGTGGAAGCGCTTCGAGAAGAGATGGGGCTGAATGACCCATTGCCCGTGCGGTATGTTCGCTGGCTTGGGAAGGCCGTGCAGGGAGATTTTGGAGAATCGTATCAGTATGACGGCGTTACTGTAGCGAGCCTACTGGCGCAGCGTCTTCCGGTTACACTGCTTTTAGCGCTGCTTTCTTTTGTGCTGATTTTAGGGATTGCGATTCCGCTGGGGATTTTCAGCGCGCAGCACAGGGGAGGCTTTGTAGATACCCTGATCAGTCAGCTGACACAGCTGACGATGGCGATTCCTTCTTTTTTTCTGGGAATGCTTTTCACCTATATATTTGGTCTGGTGCTGCACTGGTTCCAGCCAGGAGCCTTTGTTTCTCCAAAAGAGGACCTTGGGCAAAGCATAGCCTATCTGATTTTTCCCGCTATTGCGGTGGCGCTGCCTAAAATTGCAATGGTGGTTAAATTTTTACGTAATTCCATCCTGAAGGAAATTGATCAGGATTATGTGAGGACAGCACATAGCAAGGGAAGCTCGGAAAAGAGAATTTTGTATGTGCATGTGCTGCGCAACGCGCTGATTCCGGTGGTAACCTTTTTGGCGCTGGTAATTGCGGATATTTTGGCAGGGAGCATTGTGGCTGAGCAGGTGTTTAGCATTCCCGGCATGGGAAGACTGCTGATTACGGCTATTTCCGGCCGGGATTATCCGGTGGTGCAGGCTGCTGTGACCTATATCACGGTGATTGTGGTGACTGTTAATTTTTTAGTCGATGTACTATATCAATGGATTGATCCGCGAGTGAAGGTGCGATGA
- a CDS encoding ABC transporter permease, which yields MKIRNKQKRNGQLIIGVAITLFFLLMAIIGQFWTPYSVTEMNSAAVNLAPSLLHPMGTDNFGRDVLSRVMNGSGMTFLVAVGTVTIGAAIGIVIGALTGYFGGILDEAVMRINDMLLSFPSVLLALIFISFLGPGTENVILALGILFIPSFARIVRSEVIRCKELDFVKSARIMGVSPFRIIFAHILPNTVVSLLTTAAIAFNNAVLAEASMSYLGLGLQPPMPSLGRMLSEAQSYLFNAPWYALSPGIVIIFIILGFSMISEGLRAEQH from the coding sequence ATGAAGATCAGAAATAAACAGAAAAGAAATGGGCAGCTGATCATAGGAGTGGCGATAACGCTCTTCTTTTTATTGATGGCTATTATCGGGCAGTTTTGGACGCCGTACTCGGTTACGGAAATGAATTCGGCAGCGGTGAATCTGGCGCCGAGTCTGCTGCATCCGATGGGGACCGACAATTTCGGGCGCGACGTGCTAAGCCGGGTGATGAATGGAAGCGGCATGACCTTTCTGGTGGCGGTAGGAACGGTGACGATCGGCGCTGCAATAGGGATTGTTATCGGTGCGCTGACAGGATATTTTGGCGGCATTTTAGATGAGGCAGTGATGCGCATCAATGATATGCTGCTTTCCTTTCCGAGCGTGCTTTTAGCGCTGATTTTTATTAGTTTTTTGGGGCCGGGAACCGAAAATGTGATTTTGGCATTAGGGATTTTGTTTATTCCCAGTTTTGCAAGGATTGTGCGTAGCGAGGTTATTCGCTGTAAGGAGCTGGACTTTGTGAAAAGTGCAAGGATTATGGGTGTTTCCCCGTTTCGCATTATTTTTGCGCATATCCTGCCCAATACCGTTGTCAGTCTTTTGACAACAGCGGCTATTGCCTTTAATAATGCGGTACTGGCAGAGGCGAGCATGAGTTATTTAGGTCTGGGTCTGCAGCCGCCGATGCCGAGTCTGGGGCGGATGCTTTCAGAGGCACAGTCCTATCTTTTTAATGCACCGTGGTATGCCTTATCACCGGGAATTGTGATTATTTTTATCATCTTAGGGTTTTCTATGATCAGTGAAGGCCTGCGTGCAGAGCAGCACTAG
- a CDS encoding BMP family ABC transporter substrate-binding protein, which produces MAIADYKRALRQGRKEYQANLAKGVYPYLQVLEELTSNIEIESEVSLGLVDIPIDQIVGTNGRSRSTAFADNFMPLLDEYTEFANKWITLCDIHLTEGIRDPIKCYEFMNRFYVTEGNKRVSVLKYFGAVSVPGTVTRIIPRPNGSRESNIYREFLQFYKVARINYIWFSKEGSFLKLLELLKRPTKEDWDTDFQKEFHSCYTRFSNAFAKLGGHKLDITVGDALLEFLKVFSLNDINEKSVAELEEELERMWESIELAEKETPVGLQLEPQEEPAHKGIVNLLSTALSGSNKKKLKIAFVHDKTKETSSWTYGHELGILYLEEVMGEQVEICSIDAVFDQDKTPDEVLEELAQQEFDVVFTTTPQLIQQTLKAAINHPQVKFLNCSVNMAYRHLRTYYGRMYEAKFLCGLIAGIMTVKNRIVYVADYPISGMIANINAFARGVQLVNPKAEVYLRWSTQKDMDLNQEIEKLDVDMVSHQDMITPNLANRKFGLYMIEEKGIKGLAMPFWNWGYFYERIIRSILSGAWDEVDDTDELKSINYWWGLSSNVVDMLYSEDLPEGVRQLVKFYKNALIRRNISPFDGYVRDQMGQLRAQEDGYITTNDIVTMDWLIDNVIGEIPMASELTEEAQSLLRFSEGGGSDSEGVTEL; this is translated from the coding sequence ATGGCAATTGCTGACTATAAAAGAGCACTGCGGCAGGGCCGCAAAGAATATCAGGCAAATCTGGCAAAGGGAGTTTATCCATATCTGCAGGTTTTAGAAGAACTGACCTCAAATATTGAGATTGAATCTGAGGTATCGCTGGGCCTAGTCGATATCCCAATCGATCAAATCGTAGGAACCAACGGACGCTCCAGAAGCACCGCTTTTGCCGATAATTTTATGCCGCTGCTGGATGAATATACGGAGTTTGCCAATAAATGGATCACACTGTGCGATATTCATTTGACAGAAGGCATTCGGGATCCCATCAAATGCTATGAATTTATGAATCGCTTTTATGTGACGGAGGGCAATAAGAGAGTCAGTGTTTTAAAGTATTTTGGAGCTGTTTCGGTTCCCGGCACCGTTACCCGGATTATTCCTCGGCCCAATGGAAGCAGAGAATCCAATATCTATCGGGAATTTCTGCAGTTTTATAAAGTGGCCCGCATCAATTATATCTGGTTTTCTAAAGAGGGGAGCTTTTTAAAGCTGCTGGAGCTTTTAAAAAGGCCGACGAAAGAGGACTGGGATACGGATTTCCAAAAGGAATTTCATTCCTGCTATACGCGTTTTTCAAATGCGTTTGCCAAGCTGGGCGGACACAAATTGGATATTACGGTCGGAGATGCGCTGTTAGAATTTCTTAAAGTATTTTCCTTGAATGATATCAATGAAAAATCCGTGGCCGAGCTGGAGGAAGAGCTGGAAAGAATGTGGGAAAGCATTGAGCTGGCCGAAAAAGAAACGCCGGTAGGCCTGCAGCTTGAGCCGCAGGAGGAGCCGGCGCACAAGGGCATTGTGAATCTGCTGTCCACAGCACTGAGCGGGAGCAATAAAAAGAAGCTTAAAATTGCATTTGTACACGATAAAACAAAAGAGACCTCCAGCTGGACCTATGGGCATGAGCTGGGAATCTTGTATCTGGAGGAAGTGATGGGGGAGCAGGTTGAAATCTGCTCGATCGATGCTGTCTTTGATCAGGATAAAACGCCGGATGAGGTGCTGGAAGAGCTTGCACAGCAAGAGTTTGACGTAGTATTTACGACAACGCCGCAGCTCATTCAGCAAACACTTAAAGCCGCTATCAATCATCCTCAGGTAAAATTTTTGAATTGCTCTGTCAACATGGCCTATCGGCATCTGCGTACGTATTATGGGCGTATGTATGAGGCAAAATTCCTTTGCGGGCTGATTGCCGGCATTATGACAGTTAAAAATAGAATCGTGTATGTAGCCGATTATCCGATTTCTGGTATGATCGCCAATATTAACGCATTTGCCAGAGGTGTACAGCTGGTCAATCCAAAAGCAGAGGTATATTTGCGGTGGTCAACACAAAAGGACATGGATCTGAATCAGGAAATTGAAAAGCTGGATGTGGACATGGTTTCTCATCAGGATATGATCACTCCTAATTTGGCAAACCGAAAATTCGGTCTGTATATGATCGAAGAAAAGGGAATTAAAGGCTTAGCGATGCCTTTCTGGAACTGGGGCTATTTTTATGAACGGATCATCCGCAGCATTTTAAGCGGAGCCTGGGATGAAGTAGATGATACGGATGAGCTTAAATCAATCAACTATTGGTGGGGACTTTCTTCCAATGTGGTGGATATGCTTTATTCAGAGGATCTGCCAGAGGGAGTACGGCAATTGGTTAAATTTTATAAAAATGCATTGATACGCCGAAATATCAGTCCATTTGATGGATATGTGAGAGATCAAATGGGGCAGCTGAGGGCTCAAGAGGATGGCTATATCACAACCAATGATATTGTGACGATGGATTGGCTGATCGATAACGTAATCGGAGAGATCCCTATGGCGTCAGAGCTAACGGAAGAAGCGCAGAGCCTGCTTCGCTTCTCTGAAGGCGGAGGCAGCGACAGCGAAGGGGTAACGGAGTTATAA